Sequence from the Parcubacteria group bacterium CG10_big_fil_rev_8_21_14_0_10_36_14 genome:
TGCGAAAAAAATCCATCCTATAATGGGCAATACTAATACAATCGGAATAAAAGCCAATGAACCTGAAGCGCTATTTTTTTCCGAAACGACATGATGATAGAGCTGAAATGTCATTAGATAACAAAATATTGATAATACGCCTGTTATTGCGACCGCGATAGTCATTCAAGCCTCCTTTAGATAATGGTTGTGCTGAGATAGATAAGAGAAACACCAAGAGCAATAAAGGCAACCGCAAAAATATACCAATATTTTTCTGCTTTTTTCTTCAAAGCATCCACAAATTCTTCTTTGTTTTTTTTCATTTTAAAGAGCTCCTTCTCCTGTTGACATTGGAAGAGGAAGTATCTCTTTCAATGTGGTTATGGTAACATAATTATTCTTTGTCGTCAAGCCAAGTATCTTAGTCTGCGGAGAACCAAACTCGGAGATTATTTGTCGACAATGCCCACAAGGCGCGCCACCATTACGCGAGACAAAAATAAGCAGTTTTATTTTTCTATCTTTTTTTGGCATTCGCATTATTGCATTTTGTTCGGCATGAACTGATTGATTAAAGCTTACGGTTTCTACATTCCAGCCAATATAAATATTGTTACCCTCGGATAGAGCCACTGCGCCAACCGGATAATGTGAATATGGACAATAAGACTCTTCTTGCGCTTCAAGGGCGCGTTGTATTAAATTTTGATATTCTTGTGAAAGCTCTTCTAATCTTTTAGTATCTGGCATATTGTTAATCTGTTATTGCGAATCCGAAGGGCGTGGCAATCTTTTTTTGACTAGATTGCTTCGCTTCGCTCACAATGACGACGAAAAGGTAGCGAGGATTAATTTTACATTTATCCTTCTCCTCTCGCTTTTATATATTTGTAAGTTTTATATATCAATTGATTAAATGGAAAATCAAATGTTCCGGGTGCGCAGATTTCGTTTCCGCCAAATCCTTTTTTAAAACGAGTTATTCCCGGCCATTTTTTTTCATCCGCTCCCCACCAATCATAATATTCCATCTCATTATTTTTTGCATATTTTATAATTTCCCAATGAAGGAGAGATGGAGCCATTACTTTTTTGTGCTCTGCTGATGATCCGCCATGCAAATATGTTGCCGTATCCTGATAAAAATTTATTATTGCACCGGCAATCGGTTCGCTATTATAATAGGCGATAAAAAGGTCATTGAATGCCAGTAATTTTTTATACCTTACTTTGCTAAATAATTTTATGCCTTGTCTTTCCCCAGTTTCTTTTAATAATCTGTAAAATTCTTCAAATTTTAAATTATTTTTTTCGCATCTCTCAACCTTCACATTATTTTTTTCTGCAAGCCGGATATTATATCTGGTTTTTTGTTTCATTCCAGCGAGAAGGTCGTCTTCTGTTGACGTTAAATCTAGAATTTGAGTACAGGCTGGTTGGACATCATGCGCTTTGATAAATCCAGCACTCGGCTTTTTATCTGGTTCAAAGCGGAGAAATACTGCGTATTCTTTCTTTGCAATTTTTTTTGCCTCTTCTAAAAATTTTTCTGTTATTTCATCCGGACCCTTAGGGCAATAAAGGTAGGAAATTTTAAAAAGAGGCATTTTTATTATTAGATTACCGTTGATGCGAAAAGTTTTTCTGCCAAGAAGCTGTTGAAATTTTTCCCATTCGTCAGATTGTAAAAATTGACCACTTTGCATATTTATTTTCCCAATAATTTTAAGGCGGCTTTGAGCTGGTTTTCTGTTCCTGTAACTTCTTGCGCTACATTGCGCAACGCATCTTCTGCTTCTGTTCGACTATAGCCTAAGCCAACTAGCCCACTTATAACGTCTCTACTTAGTCCTTGATTTTCTAGTATTTTATCAATCGAGCCCTTTAATTCAAGAATAATTTTTTGCGCTGTTTTTTTACCTACTCCAGAAACTCCTTCAATTAATGTTGAGCTTCCTTCTATGATTGATTTTTGTAGGTTTTCTATACCTAAGGCCAAGATATGCTGGGCCATTTTAGGGCCTACTCCGGAGATGGCCAAGAGTTTTAGAAAAAATTGCAATTCGTCCAAGGATGTAAAACCATAAAAATCGCGTTTATCTTCGCGTACGTAGTCATGTATATAAAGCGTTACTTCATTGCCCAAGCGTGTCTTATCAAGGTCATTAAAATAAATTTGATATCCAATTCCCTGATTTTCAAGAATTATAAAGTTGTTTGCTTTATAGGTTATAATGCCTTTGATTGAAATAATCATATTATTTTTCCAATCCTATCCAGACAGTATCGCCGTCCAAATTAATATCGGCGTTATTTTTTAAAGTTTTTTTACTAAAAGATATATTTTTGCTCACAGTGGAGGACATTAAATTACTCCTTTCTTTTTCTATGATGTTTTTTATTTTTTTTGATGAATCTATATAGAGCGTTATTTTATCTTTAGGTGTAAGCCCTGCTGATTTTCTTAGAGCATTTATGCCTCGGATAAGCTCGCGGACATAACCTTCCTCTTTTAATTCCTCGGTTAGTTCTATATTTAACGTAGTATTTTCTTTTTGCACCCAGCTTCCGCCTTTTGGTAACTTATCTACAGCGGTAACTTTTTTAATATTTATTTCACCGGCGATTATATTTAATAGTTCATCGTGCAATTTACAATTTATGACTTGCAGTTCGGATAATGGCTGGCGAACTTTTATTCCGGCTTCCGAACGCAGGGACAGCGCAATTTCAACAATATCGCGGGTAGCTTGCATATCTTTTATAAGAGTCGTGTCTTCTTTTGACAATTTGCCGTACTCCGGCCAGTTGGCTAGATGGACACTCTCTTCAGTACCTTTTAATTCTTGATGAAGATGCTCGGCTACGAAAGGAACAAATGGCGCACATATTTTTGCAAGCTCCAAAAGAACATAACGCAAAGTAGAAAGCGCTTCATTATTCTTTTCTTTTATTCTATCACGAGAACGGCGAACGTGCCATCCGGATAAGTCGTTTACAAAATCAACAATAGGCCGGCTTGCTTCCGCTAATTTATATTCATTCATATTTTTTTCAACCTCTTGCCCTAATTGTTTTAGCTTTACAACAATCCACTTGTCTAAAATATTCTGACTGTCAGTGTAAATCTCTTTTTTATTTCCATACATTAAATATAGTTCTAGAATATTAAATAATGCGTTTAAGAGCTTGTTATACATTTCGCGGACACCTACTTCGCTGAAATTAAGATTTTCTGCGTACATTACCGGAGATGTGGCAAGATAATAACGCATAGCGTCGGCGCCATATTTAGAAATAACTTCCATCGGATCCGGATAGTTTTGTAAGCGTTTTGACATTTTTTTACCGTCTTCTGCCAAAACAATACCATTTACAATTACATTTTTGAATGCAGGCTCACTTGTTTTTACGGGTATTGAAGGTGTTGATCCACAAGTTAAGGCAGTTGCCAAAACATGAAGAGTATAAAACCACCCTCTTGTTTGATCTTGACCTTCGGCAATGAATTCCGAAGGAAAACCTGCTTCAAATTTTTTCTTATTTTCAAACGGATAATGCATTTGTCCATAAGGCATTGAACCGGATTCAAACCAGCAATCCAAAACTTCCGGAACTTTTTTATATTCTTTAGAGCCACGTTTGATTATAATCTTATCTATTAAATGTTTATGGATGTCTGTAATTTTTTTTCCTGATAATTTTTCTAATTCTTTGACCGAACCAATGCAAATCGTATCATCATCTTCGGATTGCCATATTGGAAGAGGAGCACCCCAAAAACGATTTCGAGAAACTGCCCAATCGCGCGCGCCTTCTAGCCATTTGCCAAAACGGCCTTCTTTGATATGTTCAGGCACCCAATGTATTTTTTTATTATTTTTCAATAAATCGGATTTTAATTCCGTAACTTTTATGAACCAGCTTGATGTTGCGTAGTTTATAAGAGGGGAGTCGCACCTCCAGCAATGCGGATAACTGTGTTCATATTTTTCTTTAGAAAATATTTTATTTTCTTTTGCTAGCCATTTCAATATTTCTAAGTCGGTTTTTTGCGGATATTCTTTTGGTTTTACTTCCATTCCGGAAAAATCTTTTACGTCTTTTGTAAACTTCCCATCCATTTCAACATGTTGAACAAAGGATACACCTTCGCGCATACCTAATTCATAGTCGTCTTCACCAAAAGCAGGAGCGATATGAACAACGCCCGTTCCTTCTTCTGTTGTGACAAAGTCCGCGGGTACAATACGAAATGCTTTTTCGGTATTTTTAAAATAAGGGAAAAGCGGTTCATACTCTAAACCAATCAAAGTCGTTCCTTTTAGGTCTTTTTCTATTTTTGGTTCTTTGTCTTTTGTCACGCTTGCTACTCTATCCTTTGCAATTATATACAGGCCAGTTTCCCCTTTGATGCTTAGTACTTGATATTTAATATTTTTTCCAATGGCCAATAATACATTTCCCGGCAAGGTCCACGGCGTAGTTGTCCATGCAAGAACGAAAACATCACCTTCTAATTCTAGTTTTTTTGCATCTTTCAATTTAAATTTTGCGGTTACTGATATATCTTTCACGTCTTTATATCCTTGAGTAACTTCAAAATTTGATAAAGGAGTTTCGCATCGGGGACAAACGTGCATTGCTTTGTGCCCTTGATAGATTAAATCTTTTTTCCAAAGTTCAGAAAATACCCACCATACCGATTCCATATATTCTATATCCATTGTTTTGTAGTCGTTTTCCATATCAACCCAGCGACCAATGCGATCTATTACCCGTTTCCATTCTTCGGCATATTTTAGAACTGTTGCGTGGCAGGCATTATTGAATTTATCAATTCCATAATTTTCTATTTCTAATTTACTTTTTAAATTGAGTTTTTTTTCTATAATATTTTCAATCGGCAGTCCATGACAATCCCAACCCCATTTGCGATCTACACGAAAGCCTTTCATTGTCCAATATCTTGGGACAATGTCTTTCATTAGAGAAGCGACAATATGCCCATAATGCGGGAGTCCGGTAGCAAAAGGAGGGCCATCATAAAAAACATAAGGTCTATTTTCCGGTCTTATTTCTATAGATTTTTTAAAAATATTATTTTTCTTCCAAAAACTTAATATTTTTTCTTCATTTTTAGGGATATTTTTTGACATATTTCATTTTTTTATTATTTCTAGCCTTTTTTTATTTTAGCTTAAAATTGGATTTTTCGCAACTTAATTGACAAATTGTGAAATTTATGTTTATATAATAATAGTAGGACTTTTACAATTAGGAGATAGAATGGGCAAAATAAGATATTGTGTCAAAAACAATTTATTCTGGTTGCTATTTTTACTGATTGCTTGTTTGTTGACTGTAAGCATCTATTTTTGGGCGGAAGAAAGTATTCAGAACTCTGTTGTTACAAAAGAAAAGAGTACTACGAACAAGGGAAAAAGATTGGTAATTTTTTGTTTTGATCAGAAGCTTGTCTTTAACTGTAAAGAAAACAAGGAGAAAAATAAGGGATTTTGTTCCGACGAGTTAAAAAATACGATTCTTCAAATTTGTGAAGAAACGAAAAAAGCAGGCCTTTTCCCCTTGCATGAAACAATGATTGATTTAAACCGATTTGATGAATGCTCGCAGTTTGAAAAAGAAAAAGCCGGGTGTAGTCCGTTTTTCTTTATTGATGGTAAGATTAAAAATTTTGACGCAGGATACATTTTTTTGCCGGCTTCTCTTTCAAAAAATCAAAAAGATTTTAAGCGAGTATTGTCGCATGAAGTTGTTCATGGGCTTATGTCTCAGAAGTTGGTACAGGCAGGGCGGATTATCAGAGAGTTTTTTGCTGTTTATTATGAAGTTCAGGTTTTTGGAGGCGCAGGGCATATTGTTTGTAATAGCAGTTCGGATAACCAGCCGGCGCTTGCTACTTATGACGGCGACTATGTTTTCCCTCCGACCAAGAACGATCATTCCAAAATTTTGAGTGCTTGCCGTTATGGACAATTAGACCACTTGGCAAATGAACTGATAAGTATTGATAAAAATTTGCTTAGAGCTCTTTGGGCAAAACTGAATCAGTATAAAAAAGAACGGATTGGTCTTGCTGAATTGAAAGCATGGGTTGGCTCTCTAAATAGCGAAGCGTTGGATATTCTGAATAAATACTATCTTTTTAGAGAGAATAAAGGAAAGGCTCATATTGTAATTATTAGCGGTATTCAGCAATATTATATCTTTTTTTATCAGTCACCCAATCCAAGTAAAGAAAAGTTTTTTACAAGTGTCCCGAGCAGAATAGAAATTTTTAGAAAACATAAATTGGCTGATTTTCTGTATAGTTCCAGTATGCGTTATGTGACGGTTAATTATAGTAAAGTAAAGTCTAATGATACTGTGCGCATTACGGCAAGAATAAATAATAAAATTCGTATTCGTAAAATTTACGTTCCTTAACTCCGATTATATCGGAGTTTTTTATTATAGCTGGATTTGATATACTAAAGATATAATTATTTTCTATATTTTTTATGATTTATTTAGGATCAGATCATGCTGGTTTCAAACTGAAGCAGGCAATAAAAAGATATTTATCAAACCATGGATATGAGTATGAGGATTTAGGTAATTTAAAGTTGGATGAAAAAGACGATTATCCGGATTTTGGCGCGAGAGTGGCGCAAGGAGTGGCAATAAATCCAAAAAAGAATAAAGGCATTTTGGTTTGCGGAAGCGCCGAAGGTATGGGGATGGTGGCAAATAAATTTAAAGGCGCGCGCGCGGCAGTTGTTTATGACAAGGAGTCTGCAAAATTATCGCGAGAACATAATGACGCAAACGTGCTATCAATTTCCGGTTGGAAATTATCTGAACAAAAAGTGCGCGCGATTGTTAAAGAATTTTTAGAAACAAAATTTAGCGGAGAAAAAAGGCATAAGAGGAGATTGGAAAAAATTAGAAAAATAGAAAAAGTAAATTTTAGATAATATCAAGATAATTTTTAGTTGATTTAACTTATCAAAATACGTTTAAAACAGCGTATCCACCCTCTGTCATCCCGCACGAAGCGATAGCGAAGATGCGGGATCTTGATAAAATAGCAAAAAGACCTAAAATACGTGGAAAAGCGTGTT
This genomic interval carries:
- a CDS encoding cytidine deaminase, which gives rise to MPDTKRLEELSQEYQNLIQRALEAQEESYCPYSHYPVGAVALSEGNNIYIGWNVETVSFNQSVHAEQNAIMRMPKKDRKIKLLIFVSRNGGAPCGHCRQIISEFGSPQTKILGLTTKNNYVTITTLKEILPLPMSTGEGAL
- a CDS encoding ribose-5-phosphate isomerase; this encodes MIYLGSDHAGFKLKQAIKRYLSNHGYEYEDLGNLKLDEKDDYPDFGARVAQGVAINPKKNKGILVCGSAEGMGMVANKFKGARAAVVYDKESAKLSREHNDANVLSISGWKLSEQKVRAIVKEFLETKFSGEKRHKRRLEKIRKIEKVNFR
- the ruvA gene encoding Holliday junction branch migration protein RuvA gives rise to the protein MIISIKGIITYKANNFIILENQGIGYQIYFNDLDKTRLGNEVTLYIHDYVREDKRDFYGFTSLDELQFFLKLLAISGVGPKMAQHILALGIENLQKSIIEGSSTLIEGVSGVGKKTAQKIILELKGSIDKILENQGLSRDVISGLVGLGYSRTEAEDALRNVAQEVTGTENQLKAALKLLGK
- a CDS encoding isoleucine--tRNA ligase translates to MSKNIPKNEEKILSFWKKNNIFKKSIEIRPENRPYVFYDGPPFATGLPHYGHIVASLMKDIVPRYWTMKGFRVDRKWGWDCHGLPIENIIEKKLNLKSKLEIENYGIDKFNNACHATVLKYAEEWKRVIDRIGRWVDMENDYKTMDIEYMESVWWVFSELWKKDLIYQGHKAMHVCPRCETPLSNFEVTQGYKDVKDISVTAKFKLKDAKKLELEGDVFVLAWTTTPWTLPGNVLLAIGKNIKYQVLSIKGETGLYIIAKDRVASVTKDKEPKIEKDLKGTTLIGLEYEPLFPYFKNTEKAFRIVPADFVTTEEGTGVVHIAPAFGEDDYELGMREGVSFVQHVEMDGKFTKDVKDFSGMEVKPKEYPQKTDLEILKWLAKENKIFSKEKYEHSYPHCWRCDSPLINYATSSWFIKVTELKSDLLKNNKKIHWVPEHIKEGRFGKWLEGARDWAVSRNRFWGAPLPIWQSEDDDTICIGSVKELEKLSGKKITDIHKHLIDKIIIKRGSKEYKKVPEVLDCWFESGSMPYGQMHYPFENKKKFEAGFPSEFIAEGQDQTRGWFYTLHVLATALTCGSTPSIPVKTSEPAFKNVIVNGIVLAEDGKKMSKRLQNYPDPMEVISKYGADAMRYYLATSPVMYAENLNFSEVGVREMYNKLLNALFNILELYLMYGNKKEIYTDSQNILDKWIVVKLKQLGQEVEKNMNEYKLAEASRPIVDFVNDLSGWHVRRSRDRIKEKNNEALSTLRYVLLELAKICAPFVPFVAEHLHQELKGTEESVHLANWPEYGKLSKEDTTLIKDMQATRDIVEIALSLRSEAGIKVRQPLSELQVINCKLHDELLNIIAGEINIKKVTAVDKLPKGGSWVQKENTTLNIELTEELKEEGYVRELIRGINALRKSAGLTPKDKITLYIDSSKKIKNIIEKERSNLMSSTVSKNISFSKKTLKNNADINLDGDTVWIGLEK